The following proteins are co-located in the Tiliqua scincoides isolate rTilSci1 chromosome 8, rTilSci1.hap2, whole genome shotgun sequence genome:
- the LINS1 gene encoding protein Lines homolog 1 isoform X2 gives MGNLFLLLQQMYNDILAGAPFAKDCHSCAAVLDPTVLLPEPGASCHETCLLSSKPAAWSSSSDSLALKRNDKPGKFENVSHSVCSPREIMLLQLTLIKMMLAKLQSQGVEDGLKQKYLDIFGILLKEANIDSKLICLLGSSDKLLSHMAAKSLVSLVHFQLTEEGSLNSTWLSFCLETLSGFPSSCHVAECLWTLTNIMKEILKDEGLCTGGTLRKIFTPLDSILEGLYHSVMAHPDVLQDAPESAKITNNLSNFLDLLELLVASRIRAPLNVACQTLLFRDTSGVLGLITLPVHDLIKKKAILLLKRCILHKACEDLLEGKAPSTSLQQPPVERDRSTFADTVLQFVNSGGLNRLSVSEKASHFGGTLDRPDGAVHSGSGQVILRAVSLVLLKALEIKIQDSTSDAEAEAHLESVMHPLLTFLKTSLSSSPCVHPFEHPCMWLSVLFIEQDDDMLEAAKALLTVYLQYESC, from the exons ATGGGGaatctctttcttctcctccagcaGATGTACAATGATATTCTGGCAGGTGCCCCTTTCGCAAAGGATTGTCACAGTTGTGCTGCTGTTCTCGATCCTACTGTTTTGTTACCAGAACCTGGGGCATCTTGTCATGAAACATGCCTGTTGTCTTCTAAGCCTGCTGCTTGGAGTTCTTCTTCAGACTCTTTGGCCCTTAAGAGAAATGATAAGCCTGGTAAGTTTGAAAACGTGAGCCACTCCGTCTGCAGTCCACGGGAGATAATGCTGCTCCAGTTAACCTTGATCAAGATGATGCTTGCAAAACTGCAATCTCAAGGAGTAGAAGACGGACTGAAACAGAAATATCTTGACATCTTTGGAATTCTTCTAAAAGAAGCCAATATTGATTCCAAATTA ATTTGCCTGTTAGGCAGTTCTGATAAGCTGCTCTCCCACATGGCAGCCAAGAGTTTGGTCTCCCTTGTGCATTTTCAGCTAACTGAAGAG GGTTCCCTAAATAGTACCTGGCTCTCTTTTTGTTTAGAGACACTGTCAGGGTTTCCCAGCAGCTGTCATGTGGCAGAATGCCTCTGGACACTGACAAACATAATGAAAGAAATTCTGAAAGATGAAGGCTTGTGCACAGGAG GTACTCTGAGGAAGATTTTTACCCCACTTGACAGCATATTAGAAGGCTTGTACCACTCTGTCATGGCTCATCCTGATGTTCTGCAAGATGCTCCTGAATCTGCAAAGATCACCAACAACCTGAGCAATTTTCTGGATCTCCTTGAGCTACTTGTGGCCTCTAGAATCCGAGCACCCCTGAACGTTGCCTGCCAGACACTGTTGTTTCGGGACACTTCTGGCGTGCTGGGTCTCATCACCTTACCTGTTCACGACTTAATCAAGAAGAAAGCCATCCTGCTGCTTAAAAGATGCATTCTCCATAAAGCTTGTGAAGACCTGCTAGAGGGAAAGgcaccctccacctcccttcagcAGCCTCCTGTTGAAAGGGATAGATCAACCTTTGCTGACACTGTTCTGCAgtttgtgaattctggtggactGAATCGATTGTCAGTCAGCGAAAAGGCCAGTCACTTTGGGGGCACTCTAGATAGACCTGATGGAGCTGTCCATAGTGGTTCTGGTCAGGTGATTCTGCGAGCTGTAAGTTTGGTTCTGCTTAAAGCTTTAGAGATTAAGATCCAGGATTCGACTTCGGATGCTGAAGCAGAAG CTCATTTGGAGAGTGTGATGCATCCATTGCTGACGTTTTTAAAAACTAGCCTGAGCTCCTCTCCCTGTGTTCATCCATTTGAACATCCTTGTATGTGGCTTTCCGTACTCTTTATAGAACAAGATGACGACATGTTGGAAGCAGCAAAAGCATTGCTAACAGTTTATTTGCAGTATGAGAG CTGTTAA
- the LINS1 gene encoding protein Lines homolog 1 isoform X1, producing MGNLFLLLQQMYNDILAGAPFAKDCHSCAAVLDPTVLLPEPGASCHETCLLSSKPAAWSSSSDSLALKRNDKPGKFENVSHSVCSPREIMLLQLTLIKMMLAKLQSQGVEDGLKQKYLDIFGILLKEANIDSKLICLLGSSDKLLSHMAAKSLVSLVHFQLTEEGSLNSTWLSFCLETLSGFPSSCHVAECLWTLTNIMKEILKDEGLCTGGTLRKIFTPLDSILEGLYHSVMAHPDVLQDAPESAKITNNLSNFLDLLELLVASRIRAPLNVACQTLLFRDTSGVLGLITLPVHDLIKKKAILLLKRCILHKACEDLLEGKAPSTSLQQPPVERDRSTFADTVLQFVNSGGLNRLSVSEKASHFGGTLDRPDGAVHSGSGQVILRAVSLVLLKALEIKIQDSTSDAEAEAHLESVMHPLLTFLKTSLSSSPCVHPFEHPCMWLSVLFIEQDDDMLEAAKALLTVYLQYERLRHESGFPLSSFDDGIWDTMTHRSGCNPHCVFLFLLKSIAFDVSVLLDFLISSETCFLEYFVRYLKLLIEDWHHFVKISKRFQPSLSKDLSFPWESLSDKENTTYQSDSSLLTCSPEAKNCSLLWQVENQAINPNNSDFLRGSGNVSSLGALQRLAEYESSEDSETEWAGEECLAAMKETSLSQACTATTVHVEVGDQAQPLEQAAWLPDRKALTVSSPSSCKVSPNNPGLAEGTLEKLVKCFQELQESISRLHGKNLFPYNPAALLKLLSRVDCISRQYRST from the exons ATGGGGaatctctttcttctcctccagcaGATGTACAATGATATTCTGGCAGGTGCCCCTTTCGCAAAGGATTGTCACAGTTGTGCTGCTGTTCTCGATCCTACTGTTTTGTTACCAGAACCTGGGGCATCTTGTCATGAAACATGCCTGTTGTCTTCTAAGCCTGCTGCTTGGAGTTCTTCTTCAGACTCTTTGGCCCTTAAGAGAAATGATAAGCCTGGTAAGTTTGAAAACGTGAGCCACTCCGTCTGCAGTCCACGGGAGATAATGCTGCTCCAGTTAACCTTGATCAAGATGATGCTTGCAAAACTGCAATCTCAAGGAGTAGAAGACGGACTGAAACAGAAATATCTTGACATCTTTGGAATTCTTCTAAAAGAAGCCAATATTGATTCCAAATTA ATTTGCCTGTTAGGCAGTTCTGATAAGCTGCTCTCCCACATGGCAGCCAAGAGTTTGGTCTCCCTTGTGCATTTTCAGCTAACTGAAGAG GGTTCCCTAAATAGTACCTGGCTCTCTTTTTGTTTAGAGACACTGTCAGGGTTTCCCAGCAGCTGTCATGTGGCAGAATGCCTCTGGACACTGACAAACATAATGAAAGAAATTCTGAAAGATGAAGGCTTGTGCACAGGAG GTACTCTGAGGAAGATTTTTACCCCACTTGACAGCATATTAGAAGGCTTGTACCACTCTGTCATGGCTCATCCTGATGTTCTGCAAGATGCTCCTGAATCTGCAAAGATCACCAACAACCTGAGCAATTTTCTGGATCTCCTTGAGCTACTTGTGGCCTCTAGAATCCGAGCACCCCTGAACGTTGCCTGCCAGACACTGTTGTTTCGGGACACTTCTGGCGTGCTGGGTCTCATCACCTTACCTGTTCACGACTTAATCAAGAAGAAAGCCATCCTGCTGCTTAAAAGATGCATTCTCCATAAAGCTTGTGAAGACCTGCTAGAGGGAAAGgcaccctccacctcccttcagcAGCCTCCTGTTGAAAGGGATAGATCAACCTTTGCTGACACTGTTCTGCAgtttgtgaattctggtggactGAATCGATTGTCAGTCAGCGAAAAGGCCAGTCACTTTGGGGGCACTCTAGATAGACCTGATGGAGCTGTCCATAGTGGTTCTGGTCAGGTGATTCTGCGAGCTGTAAGTTTGGTTCTGCTTAAAGCTTTAGAGATTAAGATCCAGGATTCGACTTCGGATGCTGAAGCAGAAG CTCATTTGGAGAGTGTGATGCATCCATTGCTGACGTTTTTAAAAACTAGCCTGAGCTCCTCTCCCTGTGTTCATCCATTTGAACATCCTTGTATGTGGCTTTCCGTACTCTTTATAGAACAAGATGACGACATGTTGGAAGCAGCAAAAGCATTGCTAACAGTTTATTTGCAGTATGAGAG GTTGCGGCATGAAAGTGGTTTTCCCTTAAGCTCTTTTGATGATGGAATCTGGGACACAATGACCCATCGGAGTGGCTGCAACCCCCACTGTGTCTTTTTGTTTCTGCTGAAAAGCATTGCGTTTGATGTCTCTGTTCTCCTTGACTTCTTAATTTCATCAGAAACCTGTTTCCTTGAATATTTTGTACGGTATTTAAAGCTTCTCATAGAAGATTGGCACCACTTTGTCAAGATTTCGAAACGTTTCCAGCCCTCACTCAGCAAGGATCTGAGCTTCCCTTGGGAGAGCTTGTCTGACAAAGAGAACACTACCTACCAGTCAGACTCCAGTTTACTGACTTGTTCTCCTGAAGCAAAGAACTGTTCTTTATTGTGGCAAGTTGAAAATCAAGCCATAAATCCCAACAACTCTGACTTCTTGAGAGGGTCTGGTAATGTATCTTCACTGGGGGCCCTTCAGAGACTGGCCGAATATGAGAGCTCCGAGGATTCTGAAACAGAATGGGCAGGAGAGGAGTGTTTAGCAGCCATGAAAGAGACATCTTTAAGTCAAGCCTGCACAGCCACAACGGTCCATGTGGAGGTGGGTGACCAAGCACAACCCTTAGAGCAGGCTGCTTGGCTTCCTGACCGAAAAGCTTTGACTGTTTCATCACCCTCGTCCTGCAAAGTGTCCCCAAACAACCCTGGATTAGCAGAAGGAACACTTGAGAAGTTAGTGAAGTGTTTCCAAGAGCTGCAAGAATCCATTTCCAGGCTACATGGAAAGAACCTCTTCCCATACAATCCTGCTGCACTCCTGAAGCTGTTATCTCGCGTCGACTGCATTAGCAGACAGTACAGATCCACTTAA